Genomic window (Nitrospirales bacterium LBB_01):
GGATTTGTTATCCTACTGTGTCGGTATATATAGTTGGCACTGTGCAAATGTATAATATTTTAAAACAATGGGGGTTTTAGATTTGGATAAACTAAGGAATCTTGAGGATAAGATAGCGGCAGTAATAGAGAAAGCTAAGGTATTAAAAGCAGAAAATGATGATTTGAACAAAAGGTGCGCCACACTTGAAACACAACTTAAAGAAGCACACGATGAAGTGGATAAACTCAGGTCGCAGCTTGCTGCAAAGAGTGGCGAGGTCGAGAAAATGACAAATGAACAGTCCTCTGTGGCAGAACAGATAGAGGCAATCCTTGGTGAGTTGGACCACTTAGAGATATAGGCAATGGGCAGCGCAGAGGTAACCATACTTGGTCAGAAGTACATTCTCAAGGGTGAGGAGTCTGAGGAATACATGAGAACACTTGCCGATTATGTAGAAGGTAAGATTAACGAGGTGTTGGCAGCAGCTCCTGGAACCCAATCACTTAAAGTATCGATTCTTGCAGCGATAAGCATAGCGGATGAGCTTTACAAGTTAAGATCTCTGTTTGGTAAAATTGACATTGAAACCGATGAGATAGACAAACTGCTTGAACACAACACATCTCAGGTTAAACGCCACAAGGCAAAAACAACGGATGAAAGCAAAAGTTTACATAAAACATAGACAGGAGATCCTTGACCCGCAGGGTAAGGCTGTGCTTCAGGGGCTAAATAATCTCGGATTTAGCGGACTTACGGATGTTCGTGTTGGCAAGTATATTGAGATTGCTTTGGATTGCCCCTCAGTTGAGGCCGCACGTGCGCAGGTTAAGGATATGTGTGAAAGACTTCTGGTTAAC
Coding sequences:
- the zapB gene encoding cell division protein ZapB; protein product: MDKLRNLEDKIAAVIEKAKVLKAENDDLNKRCATLETQLKEAHDEVDKLRSQLAAKSGEVEKMTNEQSSVAEQIEAILGELDHLEI
- the purS gene encoding phosphoribosylformylglycinamidine synthase subunit PurS, which gives rise to MKAKVYIKHRQEILDPQGKAVLQGLNNLGFSGLTDVRVGKYIEIALDCPSVEAARAQVKDMCERLLVNTVIEQYTFVIEP
- a CDS encoding cell division protein ZapA, encoding MGSAEVTILGQKYILKGEESEEYMRTLADYVEGKINEVLAAAPGTQSLKVSILAAISIADELYKLRSLFGKIDIETDEIDKLLEHNTSQVKRHKAKTTDESKSLHKT